Genomic segment of Glutamicibacter sp. JL.03c:
TCACCTGGTAGCCCAGGGAGACTCCCGAATAGCGCATCCGGGTCGGGAACATCTCGGCCATGATTGCCGGCTGCCCGGCGTACATCAGTGCGTGCACGGCCAGGCCGAGAACGATGGCGGCAAGGATGATCCCGTGGTTGGCGGTGTTGAACATGGGGAAGGCCGCCACGCCCCAGACCATCATGAGGATGACACCGGTGCCGTAGACCCGACGACGTCCACGGGTATCGGTGAACCGTCCCACCAGCGGCACCAGGATCGCGTGGATGACGTGGGCGATCAGCATCAGCCCCAGGATTGTGGAGGTCACCATCTTCAGCTGGGTAGCCATGTAGGTGATGGAGAAGGTCACGACCATGTAGTACATGATGTTCTCACCGAAGCGCAGGCCCATGGCGGTGAAGACGCCGCGCGGGTAGCGCTTGAAGACCTCGCCCACACCGTAGCCGGCGGCGGCGTTCTGCTCCAGCTCGGCCTTGGCTTCCTTGAAGATCGGCGCATCGGATACGCGAGTGCGGATGTAGTAGCCGACGATCACGATCACCACCGACAGCCAGAAGCCCACGCGCCAGCCCCAGGCCAGGAAGGCTTCCTCGCTGAGCGTCGAGGAGAGCACCAGCAGCACGACCGTGGCCAGCAGGTTGCCTACGGGGACTGCAGCCTGCGGCCAGGAGGCCCAGAAGCCGCGTTCCTTGTTCGGCGCGTGTTCGGCCACGAGCAGCACCGCGCCGCCCCATTCGCCGCCCACCGCGAAGCCCTGCAGGAAGCGCAGGATGACCAGCATGATCGGAGCCGCGTAGCCCACCGCGTCGAAGGTCGGCAGGCAGCCCATCAGGAAGGTGGTGGCGCCGACCAGGACGATCGCCACCTGCAACAGGTGCTTGCGTCCGTACTTGTCGCCGAAGTGGCCGAAGACGATGCCGCCGATGGGCCGGGCGATGAAGCCCACCGCATAGGTCAGAAAGGCCTTGATGATGTTGTCCAGGTCGTTGCCGTTGTCCGGGAAGAAGATCTTGTTGAAGACCAGGGTCGCGGCGGTGGCGT
This window contains:
- a CDS encoding MFS transporter encodes the protein MVSETSSKSERKGLRRVVAASMAGTVVEWYEFFLYATAATLVFNKIFFPDNGNDLDNIIKAFLTYAVGFIARPIGGIVFGHFGDKYGRKHLLQVAIVLVGATTFLMGCLPTFDAVGYAAPIMLVILRFLQGFAVGGEWGGAVLLVAEHAPNKERGFWASWPQAAVPVGNLLATVVLLVLSSTLSEEAFLAWGWRVGFWLSVVIVIVGYYIRTRVSDAPIFKEAKAELEQNAAAGYGVGEVFKRYPRGVFTAMGLRFGENIMYYMVVTFSITYMATQLKMVTSTILGLMLIAHVIHAILVPLVGRFTDTRGRRRVYGTGVILMMVWGVAAFPMFNTANHGIILAAIVLGLAVHALMYAGQPAIMAEMFPTRMRYSGVSLGYQVTSIVAGSMAPIIATWLLKVYGSWVPVAGYIVFAALVTLVAVFFMRETKGMDLSAIDEADRLSASGEVEAAKHLKMQK